A region from the Streptosporangium sp. NBC_01756 genome encodes:
- a CDS encoding DUF4328 domain-containing protein yields MHSFPPPPRTLLPVRGFATAAVVTLGVAALADTVWTLGGPGLEVLLLRVSEDGFLTGWDDLPVVVLLLLRPFAYLVGGTAFLAWLFRARANAETLSRARHRWFRALIVLGWFLPVVNWWIPKQIVDDVWVSSRPGGVRGEHIGGETHSWLVWAWWVSWLLGIWVLPPLSGALMAMRGRALSRGTLGFELCVLAPTLLAAVLAILVVLRITGYQEGRRAWVDAGPPL; encoded by the coding sequence ATGCATTCCTTCCCCCCACCACCCCGTACGCTGCTGCCCGTGCGCGGGTTCGCCACCGCGGCGGTGGTGACCCTGGGGGTCGCCGCCCTCGCCGACACCGTCTGGACGCTCGGTGGACCCGGCCTCGAAGTGCTGCTGCTCAGGGTGTCCGAGGACGGCTTCCTGACCGGCTGGGATGATCTGCCGGTGGTCGTGCTGCTCCTCCTGCGGCCCTTCGCCTACCTCGTCGGCGGGACCGCCTTCCTTGCCTGGCTCTTCCGGGCACGGGCGAACGCCGAGACGCTGAGCCGGGCCCGGCACCGCTGGTTCCGGGCCCTCATCGTGCTGGGCTGGTTCCTCCCGGTCGTCAACTGGTGGATCCCCAAGCAGATCGTGGACGACGTCTGGGTGTCGTCCAGGCCCGGCGGCGTGCGCGGCGAGCACATCGGCGGGGAGACGCACTCCTGGCTGGTCTGGGCCTGGTGGGTGTCCTGGCTGCTGGGGATCTGGGTGCTGCCGCCGCTCTCCGGGGCGCTCATGGCGATGAGAGGGCGGGCCCTCTCTCGCGGCACACTCGGGTTCGAGCTCTGCGTCCTCGCCCCCACACTGCTCGCGGCGGTCCTCGCGATCCTGGTGGTGCTGCGGATCACCGGGTATCAGGAGGGCCGTCGCGCGTGGGTCGACGCGGGTCCTCCGCTGTGA
- the glgB gene encoding 1,4-alpha-glucan branching protein GlgB yields the protein MNAHLDLERLAGGAHHDPHSILGAHSGRGGVTVRALRPLAKKVQVLADGREYDMKHVAHGVFAVTIPDLDKIPDYRLRVTYPGAEPYETGDPYRHWPTLGEVDLHLIGEGRHERLWEVLGARVMRHEDVDGTAFAVWAPNARGVRVIGDFNHWDGTAYPMRSLGSSGVWELFIPALGAGDRYKFQVLGADGVWRAKADPMARRTEVPPATASVIEHSSYDWQDDVWLRERADHNALGRPMSTYEVHLGSWRPGLSYLELADQLVDYVVDMGFTHVELMPVAEHPFGGSWGYQVTSYYAPTARFGSPDEFRHLVDRLHGAGIGVVVDWVPAHFPMDDWALARFDGTPLYEHADPARGEHPEWGTYIFDFGRREVRNFLVANATYWLREFHIDGLRVDAVASMLYLDYSRREGEWTPNEYGGRENLDAVAFLKEMNAVAYRDQPGIVTIAEESTAWPGVSRPVHLGGLGFGFKWNMGWMHDTLAYLKHEPVFRQYHHHQMTFSLMYAYSENFVLPLSHDEVVHGKGSLLGKMPGDEWQRFANLRALFAFMWAHPGKQLLFMGGEFGQGSEWSEERGLDWWVLDFDGHKGVQRLVRDLNRVYRETPALWSLDASPDGFRWIDADDAAGNVFSFIRRAPDGSAVACVVNFSGSPHEDYHLGLPFGGSWDEAINTDAYDYAGSGVGNLGLVAAVEEPHHGLPYSARLRVPPLGAVWLRHAGDNVVEMPVTDVAAVEAEAEQILEDAAGGETVDGAPVEALPASASSSLSESE from the coding sequence ATGAACGCGCACTTGGACCTGGAGCGCCTCGCGGGTGGGGCACACCACGACCCGCACTCGATCCTGGGAGCACATTCCGGGCGGGGCGGCGTGACAGTCAGGGCGCTCCGGCCCCTGGCCAAGAAGGTCCAGGTCCTCGCGGACGGCCGGGAATACGACATGAAACATGTCGCCCACGGGGTGTTCGCGGTGACGATCCCCGACCTGGACAAGATCCCCGACTACCGCCTGCGGGTGACCTACCCCGGGGCGGAGCCGTACGAGACGGGGGATCCCTACCGGCACTGGCCCACGCTGGGTGAGGTGGATCTGCACCTGATCGGCGAGGGGCGCCACGAACGGCTGTGGGAGGTGCTCGGCGCGCGGGTGATGCGGCACGAGGACGTGGACGGCACGGCCTTCGCCGTGTGGGCGCCCAACGCGCGCGGCGTCCGGGTGATCGGCGACTTCAACCACTGGGACGGCACCGCGTACCCCATGCGCTCGCTCGGCAGCTCCGGCGTCTGGGAGCTCTTCATCCCCGCCCTGGGCGCGGGCGACCGTTACAAGTTCCAGGTTCTCGGCGCGGACGGGGTCTGGCGGGCGAAGGCCGATCCCATGGCCCGGCGGACCGAGGTCCCGCCGGCGACCGCATCGGTGATCGAGCACTCCTCCTACGACTGGCAGGACGACGTGTGGCTGCGGGAGCGCGCGGACCACAACGCGCTGGGCCGGCCGATGAGCACCTACGAGGTGCATCTGGGCTCGTGGCGGCCGGGCCTGTCCTACCTGGAGCTGGCGGACCAGCTGGTCGACTACGTGGTGGACATGGGGTTCACGCACGTGGAGCTCATGCCGGTGGCCGAGCACCCGTTCGGCGGCTCCTGGGGCTACCAGGTGACGTCCTACTACGCGCCGACGGCCCGGTTCGGCAGCCCGGACGAGTTCCGTCACCTGGTGGACCGGCTGCACGGGGCGGGCATCGGCGTGGTGGTCGACTGGGTGCCCGCGCACTTCCCGATGGACGACTGGGCGCTGGCCAGGTTCGACGGGACGCCGCTGTACGAACACGCCGACCCGGCGCGGGGCGAGCATCCCGAATGGGGCACCTACATCTTCGACTTCGGCCGCCGGGAGGTGCGCAACTTCCTGGTCGCCAACGCGACGTACTGGCTGCGTGAGTTCCACATCGACGGGCTGCGGGTGGACGCGGTCGCCTCGATGCTCTACCTGGACTACTCACGGCGTGAGGGCGAGTGGACGCCCAACGAGTACGGCGGGCGGGAGAACCTCGACGCGGTGGCGTTCCTGAAGGAGATGAACGCGGTCGCCTACCGGGACCAGCCGGGGATCGTCACGATCGCCGAGGAGTCGACCGCCTGGCCGGGGGTCTCCCGGCCGGTGCACCTGGGCGGGCTGGGCTTCGGTTTCAAGTGGAACATGGGCTGGATGCACGACACCCTGGCCTACCTCAAGCACGAGCCGGTCTTCCGGCAGTACCACCACCACCAGATGACGTTCTCCCTGATGTACGCCTACTCGGAGAACTTCGTGCTGCCGCTGTCGCACGACGAGGTGGTGCACGGCAAGGGGTCGCTGCTCGGCAAGATGCCGGGCGACGAGTGGCAGCGGTTCGCGAACCTGCGCGCGCTGTTCGCCTTCATGTGGGCCCACCCCGGCAAGCAGCTGCTGTTCATGGGCGGGGAGTTCGGCCAGGGTTCGGAGTGGTCGGAGGAGCGCGGGCTCGACTGGTGGGTGCTCGACTTCGACGGGCACAAGGGGGTCCAGCGGCTGGTCCGCGACCTCAACCGGGTCTACCGCGAGACCCCGGCCCTGTGGAGTCTCGACGCCTCCCCCGACGGTTTCCGCTGGATCGACGCCGACGACGCGGCGGGCAACGTGTTCTCCTTCATCCGGCGGGCCCCGGACGGCTCGGCCGTGGCCTGCGTGGTCAACTTCTCCGGCTCGCCGCACGAGGACTACCACCTCGGCCTGCCCTTCGGCGGCTCGTGGGATGAGGCGATCAACACCGACGCCTACGACTACGCGGGCAGCGGCGTGGGCAACCTCGGCCTCGTGGCGGCGGTGGAGGAGCCCCACCACGGCCTGCCGTACTCCGCTCGCCTGCGTGTCCCGCCGCTGGGCGCCGTCTGGCTCAGGCATGCCGGCGACAACGTCGTGGAGATGCCCGTCACGGATGTCGCGGCCGTCGAGGCGGAGGCGGAGCAGATCCTGGAGGACGCCGCCGGCGGCGAGACCGTGGACGGAGCTCCGGTGGAAGCCCTCCCCGCTTCCGCCTCCTCTTCGCTCAGCGAGAGCGAGTGA
- a CDS encoding MFS transporter, which translates to MTAAPVAAPAASRKPISPLSTAVRLGGLFGPSVFGVTAAAVALPKVAVALHAGPAEVAWILTAHALALGVGTAVLGRLADSRGVRAALLIASLMLAVGLLVCVLAPTLGVLVAGRLLLAAGSGGTTAAGAALLAGVDPDERPRVLAGYGVVMAIFASAATLLGGTVTTWLSWRITLVLPVLSILAIPFCLRLAVRPGSHRPIDAIGATALTVTASTLLVLIQSRTLRLGSPVVLVLAAVFVLATGVLVWWAARRPDGFVPRQVIRETAYRIAAVIGVGVFGGLFATMYVIPQILARSYGWSVLSIGVALLPGAVIGAVLSRRAGLLKARDGRLLLAATALAATTVLIVTATGRGGPWPAVLAACLCLAAFAVTQVVITGDLSAQLPVPLRGAGMGLLNLTFFVGGGVGSAIAAALSESMDLPRTLAVVALFPLAAAVVAVVTRSR; encoded by the coding sequence ATGACCGCGGCACCCGTCGCCGCGCCCGCGGCCTCCCGCAAGCCGATCAGCCCGCTGTCGACGGCGGTGCGGCTCGGCGGATTGTTCGGCCCGTCGGTCTTCGGTGTCACCGCAGCCGCCGTGGCGTTGCCCAAGGTCGCCGTCGCACTGCACGCCGGCCCCGCGGAGGTCGCCTGGATCCTCACCGCACACGCGCTGGCACTCGGCGTCGGCACCGCTGTCCTCGGACGGCTGGCCGACTCCCGGGGGGTGCGCGCCGCGCTGCTGATCGCGTCCCTGATGCTCGCCGTCGGCTTGCTCGTGTGCGTCCTGGCGCCCACCCTCGGCGTCCTGGTCGCCGGACGGCTGCTGCTGGCGGCCGGGTCCGGGGGCACGACAGCGGCCGGTGCCGCCCTGCTCGCAGGTGTGGACCCCGATGAACGTCCCCGGGTGCTCGCCGGGTACGGCGTGGTCATGGCGATCTTCGCGTCCGCCGCCACGCTGCTCGGCGGCACGGTGACGACCTGGCTGAGCTGGCGCATCACCCTCGTGCTGCCGGTGTTGTCGATCCTGGCGATCCCGTTCTGCCTCCGGCTGGCCGTACGGCCTGGATCACATCGCCCGATCGACGCCATCGGAGCCACCGCGCTGACCGTGACCGCGAGCACGCTGCTCGTGCTCATCCAATCCCGGACGCTCAGGCTCGGCAGCCCCGTCGTCCTCGTGCTCGCGGCGGTGTTCGTGCTCGCGACCGGCGTGCTGGTCTGGTGGGCGGCCCGGCGGCCGGACGGCTTCGTCCCGCGCCAGGTCATCCGCGAAACGGCCTACCGGATCGCGGCCGTGATCGGCGTCGGCGTCTTCGGTGGCCTCTTCGCCACCATGTATGTGATTCCGCAGATCCTGGCCAGGTCGTACGGCTGGAGCGTCCTCAGCATCGGCGTCGCACTGCTCCCGGGTGCCGTGATCGGCGCGGTGCTGTCTCGTCGCGCCGGTCTGCTCAAGGCGCGCGACGGCCGCCTGCTGCTGGCCGCCACCGCGCTGGCCGCGACGACCGTCCTGATCGTCACGGCGACGGGCAGAGGCGGTCCCTGGCCGGCTGTGCTCGCAGCCTGCCTCTGTCTCGCCGCGTTCGCCGTCACCCAGGTCGTGATCACCGGTGACCTGTCGGCACAGCTGCCCGTTCCGCTGCGCGGTGCGGGGATGGGGCTGCTCAACCTGACGTTCTTCGTCGGTGGCGGGGTGGGCTCCGCCATCGCCGCGGCGTTGTCGGAGTCGATGGACCTGCCCCGCACACTGGCGGTCGTCGCCCTCTTTCCACTGGCTGCCGCCGTCGTGGCCGTTGTCACTCGCTCTCGCTGA
- a CDS encoding cupin domain-containing protein has protein sequence MTDNTLRALVVPADAAEVVDLPAGGAFTLLADARDTAGALGANQLTLGPGREGAKPHYHALSTELFYVLNGAMEFLLGEEVATVTKGGLVVVPPRLPHAFGAVPGVDADLLAVLTPGVERFGYFRQLARIQHGLEPFDGLLPEQERYDVHFVDAADWQSMRSSR, from the coding sequence GTGACTGATAACACGTTGCGGGCCCTTGTCGTCCCCGCCGATGCGGCGGAGGTCGTCGACCTCCCCGCGGGCGGGGCGTTCACACTGCTCGCTGACGCGAGGGACACCGCAGGCGCGCTCGGTGCCAACCAGCTCACACTGGGGCCGGGCCGCGAGGGGGCCAAGCCGCACTACCACGCGCTCTCCACCGAGCTGTTCTACGTCCTGAACGGGGCGATGGAGTTCCTCCTCGGCGAAGAGGTGGCAACCGTCACCAAGGGCGGGCTGGTCGTCGTGCCGCCGCGACTGCCGCATGCGTTCGGCGCGGTGCCGGGCGTGGACGCCGATCTGCTGGCCGTTCTGACACCGGGCGTCGAACGTTTCGGCTATTTCCGGCAGCTGGCACGGATCCAGCACGGTCTGGAGCCTTTCGACGGCCTGCTGCCGGAGCAGGAGCGCTACGACGTGCACTTCGTCGATGCCGCCGACTGGCAGTCGATGCGAAGTTCACGATGA
- a CDS encoding LysR family transcriptional regulator, which produces MELRQLAYFVAVAEEGGFGRAAERLSIVQSAVSQQIRRLERELGVPLFDRSTRYVRLSGAGERLLPEARAVLAATDRTRQVAADIRAGTDGVLRLGIVQGPGDRIYRTLNELAAVAPRLQVRPRRLSLSARLSAIRSGELDAALVRALTDAPGLELLPIWTDPLYVALPVGHPLTRSADLRLEDLADLPLRLAPREDNPPFHDLVTDACRAAGIAPPPGPPFTTFQETLSDIGVAAPSWTVFYEVAGLPEIPRVAVRTLAEATLTTSLAVLPGPPAPAVRHLLATLARVT; this is translated from the coding sequence GTGGAGCTGCGGCAGCTGGCATACTTCGTGGCGGTCGCCGAAGAGGGCGGTTTCGGCCGTGCGGCCGAGCGGCTCAGCATCGTGCAGTCGGCGGTGAGCCAGCAGATCCGCCGACTCGAACGCGAGCTCGGTGTGCCGCTGTTCGACCGTTCGACCCGGTACGTGCGGCTGTCCGGGGCGGGTGAACGCCTGCTGCCCGAGGCACGCGCCGTACTGGCCGCCACGGACCGCACCCGGCAGGTCGCCGCCGACATCCGGGCCGGCACCGACGGCGTGCTCCGCCTCGGCATCGTGCAGGGGCCCGGTGACCGGATCTACCGCACCCTCAACGAACTGGCCGCCGTCGCGCCACGCCTCCAGGTCCGCCCGCGCCGGCTCTCTCTGTCCGCCCGCCTGTCCGCCATCCGCTCCGGCGAACTCGACGCGGCGCTGGTCCGCGCGCTCACCGACGCACCCGGCCTGGAACTGCTCCCGATCTGGACGGACCCGCTCTACGTGGCGTTGCCCGTCGGGCATCCGCTGACGCGGTCGGCCGACCTCAGGCTCGAAGACCTGGCGGACCTCCCCCTCCGGCTCGCTCCGCGCGAGGACAACCCGCCCTTCCACGACCTGGTCACCGACGCCTGCCGGGCGGCCGGGATCGCCCCGCCGCCCGGGCCGCCGTTCACGACGTTCCAGGAGACCCTCTCCGACATCGGCGTCGCCGCCCCGTCCTGGACGGTCTTCTACGAGGTGGCCGGCCTGCCGGAGATCCCCCGGGTCGCCGTCCGCACGCTCGCCGAAGCCACGTTGACCACCTCGCTGGCCGTCCTTCCAGGCCCGCCCGCACCCGCCGTCCGCCACCTGCTGGCAACCCTGGCCCGCGTCACCTGA
- a CDS encoding glycosyl hydrolase family 18 protein yields the protein MRRITIGSLIAAAALLIPLGMSNAAAATPATASYATVTDWGSGFEGKVTVKAGTSALTSWKVEFDLPAGISIPSAWDADLTRSGSHYTFVNKSWNGAVAAGASVSFGFNGAPGGLTGVLNCTLNGAACTGGGNPTPTPTPTPTVTPTVTPTPTPTPTVTPTGGPSGKKVVGYFTEWGVYGRNYHVKNLVTSGSAAKLTHILYAFGNTAGGRCAIGDSYADYEKAYTADQSVDGVADTWDQPLRGNFNQLRKLKKAYPNLKVIWSFGGWTWSGGFTQAAANPAAFADSCYNLVEDPRWADVFDGIDVDWEYPNACGLTCDSSGPNAFKNVISALRTKFGANALVTAAITADGSSGGKIDVADYAGAASNLNWFMPMTYDFFGAWDATGPTAPHSPLTSYTGIPKAGFNSDAAIQKLKSKGIPASKLLLGIGFYGRGWAGVTQAAPGGTATGAAPGTYEAGIEDYKVLKTKCPATGTVGGTAYGFCNGQWWSYDTPATITGKMTYAKNQGLGGAFFWETSGDTANGELISAIANGLN from the coding sequence TTGCGACGAATCACCATCGGCTCCCTGATCGCAGCTGCAGCGCTGCTCATCCCCCTGGGGATGAGCAACGCTGCAGCCGCCACTCCGGCCACCGCCTCCTACGCCACCGTCACCGACTGGGGCTCCGGCTTCGAGGGGAAGGTCACCGTGAAAGCGGGGACCAGCGCCCTGACGAGCTGGAAGGTCGAGTTCGATCTCCCCGCCGGCATCTCGATCCCCTCCGCGTGGGACGCCGACCTCACCAGGAGCGGCAGCCACTACACCTTCGTCAACAAGTCCTGGAACGGAGCGGTGGCGGCGGGAGCCTCCGTCAGCTTCGGCTTCAACGGCGCGCCCGGCGGGCTGACCGGGGTGCTGAACTGCACGCTCAACGGCGCCGCCTGCACCGGCGGCGGAAACCCCACACCGACGCCCACCCCGACCCCGACGGTCACCCCCACGGTCACCCCGACCCCCACCCCGACACCGACCGTCACCCCGACCGGCGGCCCCTCGGGTAAGAAGGTCGTCGGCTACTTCACCGAGTGGGGCGTCTACGGTCGCAACTACCACGTGAAGAACCTGGTCACGAGCGGTTCGGCGGCGAAGCTGACGCACATCCTGTACGCCTTCGGCAACACCGCGGGCGGCCGGTGCGCGATCGGCGACTCCTACGCCGACTACGAGAAGGCCTACACCGCCGACCAGAGCGTCGACGGCGTGGCCGACACCTGGGACCAGCCGCTGCGCGGCAACTTCAACCAGCTCCGCAAGCTGAAGAAGGCCTACCCGAACCTCAAGGTGATCTGGTCCTTCGGCGGCTGGACCTGGTCGGGCGGCTTCACCCAGGCCGCGGCCAACCCCGCCGCGTTCGCCGACTCCTGCTACAACCTGGTGGAGGACCCGCGCTGGGCCGACGTCTTCGACGGCATCGACGTCGACTGGGAGTACCCCAACGCCTGCGGTCTCACCTGTGACAGCAGCGGCCCGAACGCGTTCAAGAACGTGATCTCGGCGCTGCGTACCAAGTTCGGCGCCAACGCCCTGGTCACCGCGGCGATCACCGCCGACGGCTCCAGCGGCGGCAAGATCGACGTCGCCGACTACGCCGGCGCGGCCTCGAACCTCAACTGGTTCATGCCGATGACCTACGACTTCTTCGGCGCCTGGGACGCCACCGGCCCGACCGCTCCGCACTCCCCCCTCACCTCCTACACCGGCATTCCCAAGGCCGGCTTCAACTCCGACGCCGCGATCCAGAAGCTGAAGTCCAAGGGCATCCCCGCGAGCAAACTGCTCCTCGGCATCGGCTTCTACGGCCGAGGCTGGGCCGGCGTGACGCAGGCGGCTCCGGGCGGCACCGCCACCGGCGCGGCCCCGGGCACCTACGAGGCCGGTATCGAGGACTACAAGGTCCTCAAGACCAAGTGCCCGGCCACCGGCACCGTCGGCGGCACCGCCTACGGCTTCTGCAACGGCCAGTGGTGGAGCTACGACACCCCCGCCACCATCACCGGCAAGATGACCTACGCCAAGAACCAGGGGCTGGGCGGCGCGTTCTTCTGGGAGACCAGCGGCGACACCGCCAACGGTGAACTCATCAGTGCGATCGCAAACGGCCTCAACTAA
- a CDS encoding S8 family peptidase has translation MRLRALAALAIVFTIAPGVPASADTPSAPPPAVAQDPPAPVTAPAPGEPPAPVTTTPAPTESPAPKLEPGLAADGDGARVIVEVTTPAEAVPVAGEARELPGAEVVLQPPDTSFIVVDGTGESLAALAADPRVVSVRRDRTYSPVSLASGLTLIGADRAQAEGTTGEGKMIAVIDTGIDRDHPALNGKVVEEACFSATDDGAKSLCPGGGETQTGPGSADAETPACVNGSVNLCDHGTHVAGIAHAVAPGAEIAAVQVFSRIDDCDEGGACLSAYESTILLALDHVARLKDTHPGLVAVNMSLGGGLYDGACDGEAEVGPMKEKIEALRAKGVVTVAAAGNEGFAGAGAPGCVSSAVTVGATDDGDRIPEWSNRGSVLDLFAPGVEIDSSVPGGATAVYSGTSMSTPHVTGALAAMAQKSPGDAPDALVGKLTAAGRPVVYDGVTTPRLDLYGALTGRAPSPPATQQPGLDDPAPDPNPDPDPSSGPSPEPDPADTPAPADPTPIPLPTVTVTVTVTATPTAPAVCTRGTAKKTLTAAQWATEMTRGKGQLTDGTLGCYLRLVAKASKVFPELTRAATPGTAYRVLRPAAKTKLTGKIKLESELLAAWLNWAHGGVNFTAKINESTTVRQALTAAEQQRLKSAYSSKYLTMLKKHVNSRRIA, from the coding sequence GTGCGACTTCGAGCCCTCGCGGCCCTGGCGATCGTGTTCACGATCGCCCCCGGTGTTCCCGCGTCCGCCGACACCCCGTCCGCGCCTCCTCCGGCCGTCGCCCAGGACCCTCCGGCCCCCGTGACGGCGCCGGCCCCCGGCGAGCCACCGGCACCCGTGACGACAACGCCGGCGCCCACCGAATCACCGGCACCCAAGCTGGAACCCGGGCTCGCCGCCGACGGGGACGGTGCCCGGGTCATCGTCGAGGTGACCACCCCCGCGGAGGCCGTACCGGTCGCGGGCGAGGCGCGGGAACTGCCCGGTGCCGAGGTCGTCCTCCAGCCGCCGGACACCTCGTTCATCGTGGTCGACGGCACGGGCGAGTCCCTGGCCGCGCTGGCCGCCGACCCCCGGGTCGTCTCGGTCCGCCGGGACCGCACCTACTCCCCCGTCTCGCTGGCCTCGGGCCTGACCCTGATCGGCGCCGACCGGGCCCAGGCGGAGGGGACCACCGGCGAGGGCAAGATGATCGCGGTCATCGACACCGGGATCGACCGGGACCACCCCGCGCTGAACGGCAAGGTCGTCGAAGAGGCCTGTTTCTCCGCGACGGACGACGGTGCGAAATCGCTGTGCCCCGGCGGCGGAGAGACGCAGACCGGACCGGGCTCCGCCGATGCGGAGACCCCCGCGTGCGTGAACGGCTCCGTCAACCTGTGCGACCACGGCACCCATGTGGCGGGCATCGCGCACGCCGTCGCGCCCGGCGCGGAGATCGCGGCCGTCCAGGTGTTCAGTCGCATCGACGACTGCGACGAGGGGGGAGCCTGCCTGAGCGCCTACGAGTCCACGATCCTGCTCGCCCTCGACCACGTCGCCAGGCTGAAGGACACCCACCCCGGCCTGGTCGCGGTGAACATGAGCCTCGGTGGCGGCCTCTATGACGGGGCGTGCGACGGCGAGGCCGAGGTCGGGCCGATGAAGGAGAAGATCGAAGCCCTCCGCGCCAAGGGCGTGGTGACCGTCGCCGCCGCCGGGAACGAGGGGTTCGCCGGGGCCGGCGCTCCGGGATGCGTCTCCAGCGCGGTGACCGTGGGGGCGACCGACGACGGCGACCGCATCCCCGAGTGGTCCAATCGCGGCTCCGTGCTCGACCTCTTCGCCCCGGGCGTCGAGATCGACTCGTCGGTACCGGGCGGAGCGACGGCGGTCTACAGCGGGACCTCGATGTCGACCCCGCACGTCACGGGCGCGCTGGCGGCAATGGCCCAGAAGTCCCCGGGCGACGCCCCGGACGCACTCGTGGGCAAGCTCACCGCGGCGGGCCGCCCCGTCGTCTACGACGGGGTGACCACCCCCCGCCTGGACCTGTACGGCGCGCTCACCGGCCGTGCCCCCTCGCCGCCCGCCACCCAGCAGCCCGGCTTGGACGACCCGGCTCCGGACCCGAACCCGGACCCGGACCCGAGCTCCGGTCCGTCGCCGGAGCCCGATCCGGCGGACACCCCGGCGCCGGCCGACCCCACCCCGATCCCGCTGCCCACGGTGACGGTCACCGTGACCGTGACCGCCACCCCCACCGCGCCGGCCGTCTGCACCCGGGGCACGGCGAAGAAGACCCTGACCGCGGCCCAGTGGGCCACGGAGATGACCCGGGGCAAGGGGCAACTGACGGACGGGACGCTCGGCTGTTACCTGCGGCTGGTCGCGAAGGCCAGCAAGGTCTTCCCCGAGCTGACCCGCGCCGCCACGCCGGGTACGGCCTACCGGGTGCTGCGGCCCGCCGCGAAGACCAAGCTCACCGGGAAGATCAAGCTGGAGAGCGAACTGCTGGCCGCGTGGCTGAACTGGGCGCACGGCGGGGTCAACTTCACGGCGAAGATCAACGAGTCGACCACGGTCAGGCAGGCTCTCACCGCGGCGGAGCAGCAACGGCTGAAGAGCGCTTACTCCTCTAAATACCTCACCATGCTGAAAAAACATGTGAACTCGCGACGTATCGCGTAA